One window from the genome of Stegostoma tigrinum isolate sSteTig4 chromosome 27, sSteTig4.hap1, whole genome shotgun sequence encodes:
- the LOC125464445 gene encoding uncharacterized protein LOC125464445, whose amino-acid sequence MVGSMTNIMLLLLSVSFLTLSSSTDTSTLNITFQRSLNLARKILQEVRDLLIKYKQDKMGSSSFEDYNMILHSLPTTTIDYSSWLQMQDVDRLLLNTKDLYTFWIHVDFKWIDELADCQESGISKSMEVVSLDLRDLISQLNSQISALNSTTPEPWDLIVPNNVLNPGHDWHSKLQGYIIFRDLEMYLNKVIRDFTLLKTKYRE is encoded by the exons ATG GTTGGATCAATGACAAACATTATGTTGCTGCTTCTCTCGGTTTCTTTCCTCACTCTCTCATCATCAACTGACACCAGCACCCTCAACATCACCTTCCAACGCAGCCTCAACCTGGCCAGAAAGATCCTCCAGGAAGTCCGAGATCTACTCATCAAATAT AAACAGGACAAGATGGGAAGCTCATCCTTTGAAGATTACAATATGATCCTGCACAGTTTACCAACTACCACCATCGACTACAGCAGCTGGCTGCAAATGCAG GATGTGGATCGCTTACTGCTTAATACCAAGGATCTCTACACCTTCTGGATCCATGTGGATTTTAAATGGATTGACGAACTGGCAGATTGCCAGGAGTCAGGAATCAGCAAGTCCATGGAAGTGGTTTCCCTAGATCTCCGGGATTTGATCTCCCAGCTCAACTCCCAG ATCTCAGCTCTGAACAGCACGACCCCGGAGCCCTGGGACCTGATTGTCCCCAACAATGTCCTGAACCCAGGCCACGACTGGCACAGCAAGCTGCAAGGATACATCATCTTCCGAGACCTGGAAATGTACCTAAACAAAGTGATCCGAGACTTCACACTCTTAAAGACCAAATACCGGGAATGA